The DNA sequence CCTCGTTGAGGACACAGTGCACCTTGGGATTGGGTTACCTGGAACACAGGGGGGGTCGCTCTGCTTGGGCCCAGAGGACGGTCCTGGGACGGGCGTGTCGGGGGGCGTCCTTCGCTCGAAACTGAACTCGGGCAGTCGAGGGGCCTGGGGCCGTGTCTTCCTCGCAGGGTTCAGGAAATAACAGTAAGCACATCGGAAGGCTGCGGAGGGAGGGACATCGTAAAACACGGCGCTCAGAAAACACACAGTCATCTGAATCATTGTCCTGCCTTTTTATATGGACGCCCATAttaatatatatgaaaatgaaagcaatgataTTCTAAAAATCCATCAAAGATGCATAAACGCACCAGATCGATGGGCTGCCCTTATTAACATATTCAATCTTGATACACTCAGCTTTTGCTTACACAGGCTGGCGGTGCCAGCAGATTTTAAGAGCCTTATGATATACTGTACTGACAAACACTAGAGGGCAAATGAAGGCACTGTGTTTGATggagactgacagagagagccgTGTTTCTCTAAATCTTACCAACATATTCAAATTCCTCTTTTAACGCCATGCCGTTATGGGAAAAGCACTGCTGGCATATAAGGGCATATCTAAATAAAGAGCAAAAGGAGACAGTGGAAAGGTGAAAAGTGATTAACTGTTTCGTACCGTCAATGAGAATCACCAATAAGAAACACACAATTCTACTGAGGCTTCATGAGAACGACAAACTGAAATTGTAACATAAATCAATAACATGCATCATTATGCACATGGGAAATCAAAACACATTCCTTTTTAAAGAtggtaatgtaaaaaaaaaagaaacgggaGCGTTGTCATCCAAGAGCAGGGGTTACCTGTTCTGAGGGCCGTCTCCTACCAGGTACTCGATGACTCTGTCCATGGCGCCTCTGTCCCGGGGGAGGATGGGTCTGGCGAGGGGCGGGCCTGGGGGGTGCAGTCCTGCCACACACCACAGGCGCGGTCAGGGTTAAAAGGCTCCTCAGCCTCACAATACAATTTACCGCCAAAATGTCTCAACGACCGCAACCCGAGCCATTAATCTGCCATTAGCGGGGAGGAACAGTGATGAATGCGCAGACGCGGGCAGATTTTAATAATTACTTGTGGATGGGCGTCCCTGAAGAATCACGTGCAGGAGAAGACCTGCTGTTTTGGTGAGCggtaattaatataattaaacatCAAGAGCGATCATCACGAGAAGACTGGTCATTTCAGTGGAGCTTGGCAAGGCTTCGGCTACCTGCTGCTTATTAATTTACCAACATATGGAAGCGCTGTGGTGACTGAGTCAAACTGTTTCTCACTCTCAATTTCTGATGGAAGCATTTGGCAccattttgcaaaaacaaagtgCAAGTATAAACATTAAGTACAGAAATCACTCTGGCCAAACTGCATCATTTAATCTGCTTTAGAGCATCCAGCAGGGCCATGCatacccagaaaaaaaaatgtacgcCTGCTTCATTAATCACAGTTCAGACATTAGATCTCCTACACAGAGTCTGCACGACAACACTCCTTTGTGTTCACACTCTACAAAGCAATTAGACACACTGTTACACCCAGATCATTACCAAAATACCAAAGCACATTTTCTAAATCTATGCACTAGGAGGGgtcactttggggggggggggagaacatgACACTTTTAAACCCTGAGGACAATGACCATATTTATCACAATATCTTGTCTATTTCTGGAAATATGAGGCACAAACCATACATTTCCCAACCCTTCTGAGCAGCTCTTGTCTGCAGCTTCTGCATTATGTCCATGGCCAGTTTAAAGAATGGTACTTGGggccatgaaaaaaaaagatacttgAAATCAACACCTATTGATTTAGTGAACCCTGACAAAAGCAAAATTGAGCTCAACGCACCTTAAGTAACACCGAGTTTATTTGAACATCTTaactttatttgaaaatgtaagaaGAACCAATGTGTATCTCAATGCTCTGCCAGACTGGCAATATTTGACAAGGCAGTCCTAGTGGCCATCCAGCAACAGCACAGAAAACTTTGGCACTgtgtaacagaaaaaaacgaATGCTTGAGGAAGAATACCTTGCGCTCTAGCACTGAGGTTATGTAAAACTGGTGTAAAGGGTATTTTGCCTTTAGGGTGCAGCATCCAGCCAAAGCACTTATAGTCCGTCAGGAGTCTATGACCATGGCGGTGCTGACAGTGGCTGGGAGACCTATGAGGAAGCCCAAACTGAAGCAGTGTCATTTCAGGTGTAAAGTCTACAAAAATATGGGGGGTTTTGTTTCAGAAGCATTAGCCATTCACTACTTTCATCAATGCTTTTTGCGCATGTTATATTGACCATGCCATGTTAATTCAAGCTGAATACCACAGAGCTACAGgaggttaaaagaaaaaatacgtttaaaaaaatcaatttaatgaGAAACTTTtggatttcacatttttcagacCAAGAACTCAAAACTCTCAATGTGTGAGAACTTTAAATATTGggaatacatacagtaaaaatattcacacaaaGAAATGCCAATACATAAGGtaaagagaggtagagagggggaaagagggagaagtacagagaaagaatgaggggcagatgaagagaaagagaggcagagagagaggtagcaAAAGATAAAGTAggatagagagaggggtagagagatgACGCcaaaaaatatgtggacaccaGTACTAAATAGTGGGTTCGGCTACGTCAACCACACTCATGGCTAACAGGTGTATAAACTCAAGCATACAGCCACGCAATGTCCACAGataaacattggcagtagaacgGGTCGTACTGAACAGCTCAGTGACttaacgtggcactgtcatagaatgccacctttccaacaagttgGTTCATCATGTTTCtaccctgctagagctgccccggtCAACTGTAAATGCTGTTATCGTCAAGTGGAaatgtctaggagcaacaacagctcagctgtgGAGCAGTAGGCCATACAAGCTCTCAGAACGGGACTACCGAGTGCTGAAGCTTGTAGTGCACAAAAATAGTCTATCCTCAGTTGCAGTACTCACTACCCAAGTtgcagactgcctctggaagcaacatcagcacaagaactgttcaccAGGAGCTTCACGAAACAGGCTTGTGTGCGGCTGCTTGGCCATGAAAACCTTTGCCACGCGCAATGCCAAAGCTCGAccggagtggtgtaaagcacaccaaCATTGGACTCTGAAGGAGTGGAAACACATTCTCTGCAGTGTtgaatcatgcttcactatctggtAGTCTGatggacaaatctgggtttggggAATGCCAGGAGAACACTATCTGCccaaatgcatagtgccaactgtgaAGTTTGGTGGaagaggaataatggtctggggctgtttttcatgttttgggctaagccccttaattccagtgaagggaaatcttaatactacagcatacaatgataTTCTAGAGAATTATCTGCTTCCAACTGTggtaacagtttggggaaggcccttttttgtttcagcatgaaaatgctGCCGTGCaaaaagcaaggtccataaagaaatggcttGCCGAGTTTGgtgaggaagaacttgactgccctgcacacagccctgacctcaaccccatcaaacacctttaggatgaattggaatgctgactgcaaGTGAGGACTTGCACCCAACATCAGTACCCAACCACACTAATGCTTGTGGCTGAAGAGAAgcaaatccccacagccatgttccaaaatctagtggaaagccttccagaagagtagaggctgttatagcagcaaaggaggGACAAATTCTATATTAATGcacatggttttggaatgagatgttcaacaagcacatgtGGTTGTGATGACCAgtagtatgtggacacctgaacatcacatgtagtatgtatgtatacatgtatgcattacattcacacaaacaaacacacccttAACCgggaatacattaaaaaataaatgcaaatttgaGTTTGAGAACAAAAGGCCATCTTTCAACCACTACTAATTTGCGTGAGATAGAACTTGATTTAAGTTTTATACCAGAAGATAAAACACATAAGCataaactgaataaacaaacaattgtACATATGTACtcccaatgatttgttgttaagctTTTAATGGCTTAACAACAAAttattggtcagaaaattagcaagtattaaacaaatgcactcctgagacctcctgtgccaccatttgcacgtttacttttgctgcagtgaacagtTTGTggaagctagaaacagggaaattcacttatatagTCTTCTTGTAAGCAAAGGTAAAATCATGATAATGATTAAAATTCTTGATGTAAAATTCAAACTAACACATGTCTGGGTGTacaaaattttccaaaaatatcttctgggtgtttttttttcttaaaggatTAGTCATTGTTTGGTTATCTGCCACACCTGATGCAGCCCATCAAGGGCTTGATAACAAGCTCATAAATGGAACCAGGATTGATAGAGCAGGGAGAgatctacagtatgcagtgttgtGAGTCCCACAGCGGAGCAAGAAAATCTGCtccaaaaaagcaaaacatcaTGCAGGGGTTGCTGTCAGAAACCGCATAGCTGGTCTTCGTCAGGCCAACTGTAGCTATTCTGAAGTTTACAAGACCCTAAAGGCAGAGGAAATCCCTATTTCTCTATCAGCTATTAAGAGAATAGGTCAACGCTTTGAAACAACACGTAATGTTGCCAGAAAGAAAGGATCTGGAAGGCCCAAAGCCTCATCATGCAGGGATGACCACCTGCTGAAATTTACAGTTatcaaagacaggaaaaaaagcctacaaaaactgtcagcagaattcaagacctcagaaaataAGACTCTTTCGAGAAGAACAATAACCAGAAGGTTATCTAATGCAGGTTTTGTGTCTAGAAGATGTGTTAAAAAGCCATTGCTGTCTCAGAAAAACATCCAAGACAGAACTGAGTTTTTGGCAGAATATGTAAAGTTTGATTCAGAGTGGTTCAGAAGAGTTgtgtggagtgatgaatcacaatTTGAGTTGCATGGTGATGCTCCAGAGAGGCATCGTCGAAGATCTGGTGAGAAATACAATAGTGAATGCATCTCTACCACAGTTAAGCATGGATGTGTCATGGTGTGAGGAGCCTTTTCAGCTGCTGGTACTGGTGAGCTGCTTCACTGTAAAAAGTCAATTAATGCTTGGGAATACAGGAGAATATTGCAGAAAGGCTTGCTTCCCACAATTGAGAAGTTGTTTTCTAAAGAGGAATGAtcagatgttatttttcaaCAAGACAATGCTCCTGCCCACACTGCAAAGACCACCAAAAAGTGGCTTGAGAACAAGTCCATCAGGCTCATGTTTTGGCCTGGTCAGAGAGATTTGAACCCTATAAAGAATATTTGGtctcacattaaacacaaaactaaccgggaaacatttttcaactaCTCAACTGTTTGAAGCAATCAAAATTTAATGGAAAACACTGACTcttctttctgtaaaaagctgtCCGCAAGTTTACCCACAAGGCTTCAAAGGGAAGCGCTATCCCATACTAAGTTACTTTATCCATTTgcttaattcttgctaatttcctgaccaatgatttgttaagaccattaaaaacttaatattttgccattttgggcttggcccatttttttgcccaggagtgtatatacagtatataatatacaaaaataggatacacagacagacacacacacacacacacacacacacacagtaagctcaataatgtttggggcaaattaattttttttttaccctcatgatttggctctgttctccacaATATTAGATTTGGAAATCAAACAACTGCTAGTGCAAATTCTCAGCGTTCATTAAggggtattttttttacattttacatttgcttCACCAGGTGGAAATTACAGCAAATTTTATACACTGCTCCCAATTTTAGGGCACCATAAACAttttggacaaatggcttcaaatgtgtttctgattagtcaggcgAGTTCAACTGCTTTCAAAGCACAGGTATAACACAGCGTGTAGTATacagtcttgattctaggcttctGATTTCTAGGCTTTTTGAGTCTGTTATGGGTGTTTGACAACAtgtggaccagagttgtgccaatgtaagtcaaggaagccatgatgaggctgagaaaaaaaaaaacaacaaaaccagGTCATCAGATGGTTGCCTTgtataaattcaaattcaagtcaCTGCCATTGCAAACAgtcaataaacacaaaatgtgaaaacgTTCAGATTAAGCACTGGCATCTTTTGAGAAATGCAGTAAAGCTGCTCAGAAGTGGTTGGGGGGATTTCTATGTAAATCTTTACATCTAAAGACAAGGAGGCTTATTTACAGTACACAGAAATGCACTTGGGAGCACAAGAAACTTCTGAAACCATCACAATTACAAGTAAGAGCCGCCCAGCTGCTCAAGCGATACAAGCTTTTTTCAGATGTGCTGAGAAAAGAAGCACCACATGTTTTGGCGAGCATATTTCTGTTTGCCACAAGCTTTTACTCGACTGTCATCATCTAACTTCAAAGAAACTGCAAATCAGTATGAAGCAGAAATGAGTATGGTATGAAATATGAATGCGTCAGACTATAAAGCACCCAGTACCAGCCCCACAAGACTGCAGTATTATTTGTGGGGGGGATTCTTCAGGACCCAGGCTCATGCGACTCCCCTGTGGGCAACCCCaggcctgatttatacttcacTGCACGACACATTCAACAAGTGTTGTGcaacaaaaatgatggtgttgCACGACACTTGGTATTTATACTTCAGCGAAGGCCTACAGGGAGGGTTCTGCAGTCTCTACAGGAAAGAGATGGCAAGCTGCTATGGTTCGCATTCCTGAAAATACGGCGGTGCACGGTGAAATTATTGAGATTATATAGGAGGAGGAAATTTaccttcttttaaaaattaaaaagaacatgCATGGAAAAAGGTGGTCCAAGTCACAAACCAATCTAAGGAAAAACAAGTTCTGTGTGTCTTTTGAAGCAGATACATTACATGCTGGGTGAAGACAGGCATTTCAACTATTTCATAATGTCAGCTAACCGgattaatgatttaattaaccACACCTGTCCCTACATGACACAGTCATTACTTTATAACTTATGACAGTCTCTTCTATCCCTCCCATGTTTATCAACACAagtcaaaaccaaaataataaagtagagcaaaaaaaaaacaaaaaaaaaacacatccacgACAACAAATTTTGGAATTCCATCTGGCTGTCCAATCACACCAAGATAAGTTGTTTTCTGTGACATAAAATTCTAGAGGAGCACAACACTTTTGTCAGTCGtgtcatttaatttaatcatgCGGTACTCGTCGAAAGCGTGCGATAAAGTGTAAACGAGGCTTTACTCACCCATTCCCGGGACGGGCATGCCCGGGCTCATGGGCCTCCGCATCAGGCTCTGCTGGGCAGCCGCAGCAGCCAGGCTCCTCTCAGGGGGGCCGCCCGGGGCCGAGTGGGGCAACGGCCCCAAAGGGGCAGTGCCCACGGCTGGTGGGGGACGGGCGGCAGTGCTGACCGGGGTCCCTGTGACTGGGGCCCGAGAGGCAATATTGCGCTGACGAAGTTCTAATgatgaaggaggaaaaaaactatttttaaaacacacaaacacaaacacacacaagcacacacagaaccacagacaagaagcacaaacacgcacaccacacacacaagcacaaacacaaaaaacacacaacaaatgGCCACTTGCCTTGGCCTGGTCTAGGAGCCATCTGGGGCCCAACTGGTGTGGATTCCAGCTCCAGCTTAAAAATAACAGATAAGAATTTCCGTCATTCCTTCTCATGTTCATAAACGTGTTTATCAATCTATTGCTTTTCCATGCAGAAACTTACAACTTTTTTCTTTGACTCTGGATCAAATCTTTCCAGGATCATTTTCGCATTCTTATAGGTTTCTGTCTCCATGACCTCTTCAAGCTTAAAAAAGAAGGATATTATGAGTACCACCATCACAGATTCCAGATAACAAgagcaaacaggaaaaaaagatgaacttCCATATTTTTGCCAATAAACAGAAAAGGCGATGATTTAATCCCAAGAGTGGTCCAATTGTTTCCTGTAGATTGACACAATCATAAATTACAAGGGTTCAGCCATTTTAAGACAGGTTTCAGGTTACAGCATAGCATAGGCTGATATATGATATAAAGCCATTAAAGTGATTCCAACGTTATATTAAGCCTGCAACCTTGAGGTATCTATCATTTCTAAATGTTGAACAGACAGAATTCTAAAGGGGTAGCCATGATGGGCAATGTACAGAcactttcagccaatcaaaacaatgGTCAGATTACAGGTCACAACCTTAAATGTCAGCTGTGAATATGACGCACTAGGCAGTATAGTGAGTATGCTCACGAGTATAGGTCATTCAAAAGCTGGCTTAAAGATTTGGAAGTGCAGTGTAAATTAAGTACTTGAGGAAAATAGttgataaaaataagaaaataaaacaaatcagaaCTAATaagccctccctctctctgtggacTCAAAACATACAGTTGCTAATTGGATACAATCAAGTGGGTTGCTTGTATTCAATTTCTGCAGGCACACCTGATCTTAGATTTCTTCAAgtagggtcagaggtcagctgcCTCTCGCTCCACAACTACACGGCAGCTGTTAATACAGCACGATGCTTCCTCGTTCCATTTTTTTGGAAACGGGAGGGGGGTATGGAATTGGTTTCTGTCAACTCAGGAGGCAGTGTGCAAGCGAACATGCATGTCAAGCCGCCCGCCAGGTCAGGGCGCAGGAGGACAGAGCTACCGATTCAGGTTGTGCAAGCGGATTGACCAGGCACCCAATCAACCAGAAGAGCCAATACCAAGCGATGATTCAAGGGGTACGGTGCTTCCTGCCAAACTATACTTCGCATCATGTAAAGGCAATTTTCAAGCCTTTCAGATACCAGTCGGCCACTAACACTAAGGAGCTCAACTGGTGgactgcactgcaaaaaaaatgttgcagcCAACAGTGAAAAATCACATCGCTCTttcaaaaatggggaaaaaaggaaatggtaaAACAAGATATTCTACAATATCAAAGAATTTCAATTAAAGCCAAATTTAAACACTTTTTCTCTGAAGACAACTTCCTCATTAATCTTCTGAACCTCCCTCTCGTTCCACCTTTTGCACACAAAGCCTTTCATAAACCTGCATGTTGAAGCACGAAAAGAATGCAGTTtcaatcatttgtttatttatataatattcatTTCCCAAcaagcagttttatttcattatttttgtcacaattacctggcaaaaacacacagatggACCACTTCTCAAAGATGTTCCCATTTACGCAATATTCCCCTTCATCTGTATCTTTCCTACGCTGTGGTAattacacaacacagacacgTAGATACTGGATCCTTCACCATGACAGCATTTGCCCATACTTCAAACCGTTTTCTCAATGTGGGGAACACTGCTATATTCAGACAGAGCATAATTGTTTCAGAAAGAGAAGTTT is a window from the Anguilla anguilla isolate fAngAng1 chromosome 3, fAngAng1.pri, whole genome shotgun sequence genome containing:
- the LOC118224132 gene encoding endoplasmic reticulum junction formation protein lunapark-B-like encodes the protein MGAVVSRWRAKPSTVDILEGIEKDIHTLEEFREKNQRLLKLWVGRLLLYSSLLFLISAFLVYFWYLPRQWTKQLIIALLFLAYPILVWFTRKLMISVFSKRTERNNEKLEDLKSQKRKILEEVMETETYKNAKMILERFDPESKKKVLELESTPVGPQMAPRPGQELRQRNIASRAPVTGTPVSTAARPPPAVGTAPLGPLPHSAPGGPPERSLAAAAAQQSLMRRPMSPGMPVPGMGLHPPGPPLARPILPRDRGAMDRVIEYLVGDGPQNRYALICQQCFSHNGMALKEEFEYVAFRCAYCYFLNPARKTRPQAPRLPEFSFERRTPPDTPVPGPSSGPKQSDPPCVPDNEKLEDSPPVSEPEPQESPVTEEAPATEDPGTPESEKSPSENTEEELEVSQMEVE